In Helicobacter sp. 11S03491-1, the genomic stretch CAAAAAAGCGCTAAAAGCCCGGTTTTTTGTTACCAAAAGATGGGTTTAGCTCTTTGTATTTTATCTCTGATGATCTTTGTGATTTATTTGTAAAAAATTGACATACATTCAAAATCAAACTAACATCAAAATCTTAATGATTCCAATTTATCTGTCAAAGTGATGAGGGTGTTGGGGTTGGTATTTCTTTGTTAAAGAGTTTGATTATTTAGATACAAACACTCTTTTAGGGTTAGAAGAAGAAATAGGAAAATTAGAGAAAAATACCCTGGCATTTTGTAATAAAAACCCTGCTTTCCATGTTCTTATTTGGGGTGACAGAGGATGTGGCAAAAGCTCAATGATAAAAGGAGTACTCACAAAATTTCTCAACCAATTCCATATTACATTGCGCGTGATTGAAATTGAGATGTGTGTAACCTCAAACAGACGACACCTTATTGTTGAAGAAGAAAATATTCAAGAAATACATCAAAATTGGTTAGTTTTTGAGGTTAGAGTAGTGTTTTATTTCTGTGACTCTAAAAACTTTTAATAAATAATATAATATATTTTGTTATCAATATAGAATTATGAAAAATAGTTGAATAGAGATATAAAATTAGGATAAATAATTGAGAGAATATGCTTTGAAACATCCCCTTAACCCTGTTTATGATGAAGATTGCAAAATTTTGATTCTTGGAAGTTTTCCATCAAAAAAATCTAGAGAAAGCTTTTACTATGCTCATTCTCAAAATCGTTTTTGGAAAATTCTATCTCGTTTATTTGGGATGGAGAACTTAGAGAGTATTGAAATGAAAAAAGGAATTTTGTTAATGCATCATATTGCTTTGTGGGATGTGGTTGGACAATGTGATATTCAAGGATCTAGCGATGCCTGCATTCAGAATGTTATCGCTAATGATATAAATAGAATTTTAAGATTAGCTCCCATCAAAAGGATTTTTGCTAATGGCAAAAAAGCAGGGGAATTATACTTAAAATACTCTTACCCTTCTACAAAACAAGAAATTACTGTTTTGCCCTCCACAAGTGCGGCAAATGCAAAATATAGCTTGGATTTATTGCTAAAAGAATGGAGCGTCGTAGCTAAAAAAATATAAAAATTTGCTTAGTTTTTTAACTATTTATGATTTTTGTCTAAAATTTTTGTTTAAAAACCATCTAATGAGGAGTTACAATGAAGTATAAAGTTTTGATAAGCACTATTTTGGCAGGAGCATTGAGTTTAAGTGCTTTTAGTATCCAAGATATGCCAAATGTTAATAAACGTGTGAGCCCTGATATTGCGCCCGGGACGATTTATTCTTATAATGATTCCGTGCAGCAAGCTTCAAAAGCGGTTGTGAATATTTCTACACAAAAGAAGATTAAAAATCAGATGACAAATAACCCCATGTTTAATGATCCTTTTTTCCAACAATTTTTTGGAGACTTGTATAGTCAAATTCCAAAAGATAGAATTGAGAGAGCGCTAGGAAGCGGAGTGATTATTTCTCCTGATGGTTATATTGTTACGAATAATCATGTTATTGATGGTGCAGATAAAATCACTGTTACCTTGCCGGGAAGCACACAAGAGTATTCTGCTACACTTGTAGGGGCAGATCCTGATGGAGATATAGCAGTGATTAGAATCAACAAGAAAGACTTGCCTTTTATTAAATTTGCCAATAGTTCTGATTTGCGTATGGGGGATTTGGTTTTTGCTATAGGAAATCCATTTGGAGTAGGAGAAACTGTGACACAAGGAATTATTTCTGCATTGAATAAAAATGGAATGGGGATTAATAACTATGAAAATTTTATCCAAACCGATGCTTCTATTAATCCGGGAAATTCCGGAGGTGCATTGATTGATAGTAGAGGTGCGCTTGTTGGGATTAATACAGCCATCATTTCAAGAACAGGGGGCAATCAAGGTATTGGTTTTGCTATCCCTTCAAATATGGTTAAGACTACCGCAACAGAGCTCATTAAAAATGGAAAAATAGAAAGAGGTTATTTGGGTGTAGGGATTCAAGATATTACCAATGATTTAAGAGGAACTTATAATGACAAGCAAGGTGCAGTTGTTATCAGTATTGAAAAAGACTCTCCGGCAAAAAAATCAGGATTAATGGTGTGGGATTTGATTACAGAAGTTAATGGTCAAAAAATAGATAATGCTGCAGAACTTAAGAATCTTATTGGTTCACTGAGTCCTAATCAAAAAATCACTATCAAATATATTCGGAATAAGCAAGAGCATACAGCTACAATTATTTTAGGGGAGAGAAAAAATAGTAGCAAAAAAGAAGTAACTGTGCCAAAAGACAATGCACAAGGACAGCTTAGCGGGCTAAAAGTAGAAACACTTACTCCTCAAATCAGACAAAGATATAAAATTCCTAATGATATTAATGGGGTGATGGTTACTTCAGTTGCAGAAAATTCACCTGCAGAAGATGCCGGGTTTATGCAAGGAGATATTATTTCTCAAATTGAAGATATTAGCATTAAGAATACAGCAGACTTTACCAAAGCTCTTGATAAATATAAAGGTAAGTTAAAAAGAATACTTGTTTATGGGAATAATGGCATTAAAACAATTGTAACTAAATAGTCTCTTTTTATTTAACTCCCCTTCAAAAGGGAGTTAAGAGTTAGATAACTTTAGCATTGCTTGCTTTATAAGCCAAAAATAGAAGTAAAAATGTAAGGATAATAAACAAAATAAGAGGCGGATTCCAAGAATGGGACAAATCATAAATGAACCCTAAAAATATAGGTCCTACTGCTGCAATTAAGTAACCAAGAGACTGAGACATTCCGGAGAGTCGGGCTACTTTTTGAGGGTGGGATACTTTTGTTGAAATGAACAGAAGTGCAATTCCAAACATGCCGCCCATTGGGAAAGAAAGTAAAATTGTTGCTATAAGTACAGCCATCGTATTGTGATAGAGATATAAAATCCCAAAAGCAAAACCATACAAAAAGCATAGAGCACCTGTCAAAAGATGTTTATTTTTATTGCGGATTCTTGTGATAGCTATAGGAGCAAGCAAGGCTATGGGGATGGAACATACTTGGTATAAAAGTGTCATATTGGAGGCAAAGTGCATGTTAAAGCCTTTGCCTATTAGGATAGAAGGGAACCAAGCCACAACACTATAGAAAATTAAAGATTGCACACCCATAAACAACGTAATCCACCAAGCTGTACTATAGTGATAAATAGCCTTTGAGTCTCCTTGTGTGATTTTTGAAGTTTTGTATTTCCTTCTACCTCCCAGATGAGGATACCACAATATCAAAGCTATGACGCCTATAAGAGCCCAAATAGCTAACGTATGATGCCAACCAAAGCCAAAAGATATAGCCAGAGGTACAGAAATCCCCGCACCAATGCTTGCAGATATGGTCAAAACAAGAGAATAAATACCCATAATTTTGCCAAATGTTTTTGGAAATTTTGTTTTGATAATGCTAGGGAGTAACACATTGGCAATAGCAATCCCTGCTCCCATAATCAAAGTCCCTATAAAAAGACCTATTTCTCCCAAATAAGAGCGAATTATTTCTCCTAAAATAATCATAATAATGCCATAAAACATAGTAATAGCGTATTTAAATCTTGCTACTAATGGGGAAAAAAATGCAAAGGCCAAAAGTGGTAATGTAGTAATGAGTCCGGCAGTAGCGCTAGAAAATTGATATTGATCTTTAATAAGCTCAATAATAGGACCAACCCCGGTAATAGGACCTCGTAAATTAAGCGTTATAAAAATAATTCCCAACAAAATAAAGCATTCAATATTTTTTTTGCTAAACATTAATAAATCTCCAAAAATAAAGAACTGATTATACTTAATTTTTTATAGAATTAAATTGAGTTTGTATTTTAATAATATTATCAATAATTCTTGGAGTGCCCCGAAGTAGAGAATAAGCATTGATATAGTAAATTCGCGCATTTTTTGCTGCTTTTGTCTTAGATAGCAAAGGATTGGTGCGTAAAAGATCGTTTTGATTGCGAACCCTAAGACCATATAAAATAATTTCAGGATTTTCTTTGAGAATAAATTCTTCAGAGAGTATGGGTCTTGCTCCGGCGACATCTTTAGCAATGTTTGTAATCCCGAGAGTTTGCAAAATATCATCAGGCAAAGTGCCTGGTGTAAAAACCATTAAGGGGGAGTCTGAATAAATCAAAACGCCTTTTTTATGAAGAGGGTGTTTTTTGATATTTTTGATCTTATCTTTATAATCAGCAATGAGTTTTTTGGCTTTTTCTTCTTCGCCAACTATGTCGCCTAAGGTTTTTATATTTTGAGCTATTTCATTCAGATTGTCAGCTTTGAGATAGAGAGTTTTGATTCCAAAGGTTTCAAGTTTTTGTTTCAGATTTAAGCTATAAGAACTTAAGATAACCATATCAGGTTTTAGGGCAATAATTT encodes the following:
- a CDS encoding DNA-deoxyinosine glycosylase: MREYALKHPLNPVYDEDCKILILGSFPSKKSRESFYYAHSQNRFWKILSRLFGMENLESIEMKKGILLMHHIALWDVVGQCDIQGSSDACIQNVIANDINRILRLAPIKRIFANGKKAGELYLKYSYPSTKQEITVLPSTSAANAKYSLDLLLKEWSVVAKKI
- a CDS encoding Do family serine endopeptidase, which encodes MKYKVLISTILAGALSLSAFSIQDMPNVNKRVSPDIAPGTIYSYNDSVQQASKAVVNISTQKKIKNQMTNNPMFNDPFFQQFFGDLYSQIPKDRIERALGSGVIISPDGYIVTNNHVIDGADKITVTLPGSTQEYSATLVGADPDGDIAVIRINKKDLPFIKFANSSDLRMGDLVFAIGNPFGVGETVTQGIISALNKNGMGINNYENFIQTDASINPGNSGGALIDSRGALVGINTAIISRTGGNQGIGFAIPSNMVKTTATELIKNGKIERGYLGVGIQDITNDLRGTYNDKQGAVVISIEKDSPAKKSGLMVWDLITEVNGQKIDNAAELKNLIGSLSPNQKITIKYIRNKQEHTATIILGERKNSSKKEVTVPKDNAQGQLSGLKVETLTPQIRQRYKIPNDINGVMVTSVAENSPAEDAGFMQGDIISQIEDISIKNTADFTKALDKYKGKLKRILVYGNNGIKTIVTK
- a CDS encoding MFS transporter — protein: MFSKKNIECFILLGIIFITLNLRGPITGVGPIIELIKDQYQFSSATAGLITTLPLLAFAFFSPLVARFKYAITMFYGIIMIILGEIIRSYLGEIGLFIGTLIMGAGIAIANVLLPSIIKTKFPKTFGKIMGIYSLVLTISASIGAGISVPLAISFGFGWHHTLAIWALIGVIALILWYPHLGGRRKYKTSKITQGDSKAIYHYSTAWWITLFMGVQSLIFYSVVAWFPSILIGKGFNMHFASNMTLLYQVCSIPIALLAPIAITRIRNKNKHLLTGALCFLYGFAFGILYLYHNTMAVLIATILLSFPMGGMFGIALLFISTKVSHPQKVARLSGMSQSLGYLIAAVGPIFLGFIYDLSHSWNPPLILFIILTFLLLFLAYKASNAKVI
- a CDS encoding ABC transporter substrate-binding protein, which translates into the protein MKKILLLLCLFLDFGFSKQALIVLDPASIEILYMLEREDSILAIANMQNSQIYPKEKTSKLQSVGTFSHPSLEKIIALKPDMVILSSYSLNLKQKLETFGIKTLYLKADNLNEIAQNIKTLGDIVGEEEKAKKLIADYKDKIKNIKKHPLHKKGVLIYSDSPLMVFTPGTLPDDILQTLGITNIAKDVAGARPILSEEFILKENPEIILYGLRVRNQNDLLRTNPLLSKTKAAKNARIYYINAYSLLRGTPRIIDNIIKIQTQFNSIKN